One part of the Musa acuminata AAA Group cultivar baxijiao chromosome BXJ1-5, Cavendish_Baxijiao_AAA, whole genome shotgun sequence genome encodes these proteins:
- the LOC103985059 gene encoding uncharacterized protein LOC103985059, with translation MVFSAVAEAQQQEQQPQCHEQLVYQDYHHLQQLPQSTYDPQSHAHEAYYTYHYDYDPSSAAAAAAYHHHHYNSHYYPHDYSSATAYLPPSLPALAHPDLASTVAAAAAPSHDPSQHNHDQAAHANPPLHEQPAGPSSSGYHEAPEPNPSAAAAVTAFSQLTQFAGTMEAAERAMAGKQERRWHPKGGPQLSMAQHRRQRRPRHHQPSGYHREVWVRPGVADGGTSSYKGGGRRGCEPFIGGAVRGNSSYHPSKYDNSVRSFRGRGRGRVGNGGGRRYYRSVPERQLLDSAPAPIMESSSVAEPGIASGQTPLKVTALATETTQMLPWQPLLLLAWCDICRVDCNSFQNLEQHKNGKRHKKTVQRIQEIEAQQKVMAELEAKVASKPEIDLQKMEENKYPLLGEAKNVFHQAIEVANAGSDNVLVLSGKSESSKEEEARGEALMFDEQEIMASSIEGRTRRSRMDAFDRYDKRYGEKWKTMRFGHDGRRLRRPEPVRSRPLMHPKEQPRVCTLCNVMCDTLAVFKCHLSGKKHISRIKRFQGQHSVYGQISLYIPPNQPSAYPPQAPQPLFYGLKCHELLQHAVYELGAVQMEGYGLQQGDQAEQGKTADNTALESQTEQASEQPEYKCSSSRFEEATSMGTAGTEHNSAFADSEDLIAVSESGVSLDDKPLLPKIDVKVESSAENEYLAA, from the exons ATGGTGTTCTCCGCCGTCGCCGAAGCCCAGCAGCAGGAGCAACAGCCGCAATGCCACGAACAATTGGTGTACCAAGATTACCACCACCTTCAACAACTACCCCAGTCCACCTACGACCCGCAGTCCCACGCGCACGAAGCTTACTACACTTACCACTACGACTACGacccctcctccgccgccgccgccgcagcctaccaccaccaccactacaacTCCCATTATTACCCCCACGACTACTCCTCTGCCACCGCCTACCTCCCGCCTTCCCTGCCGGCGCTGGCCCATCCCGACCTTGCCTCCACCGTCGCAGCGGCAGCAGCACCGTCCCATGACCCCTCCCAGCACAACCACGACCAGGCTGCCCATGCGAACCCGCCGCTGCACGAACAGCCGGCGGGGCCGTCGTCCTCGGGGTACCACGAGGCCCCGGAGCCCAACCCCTCGGCGGCCGCGGCCGTGACCGCATTTTCGCAGCTCACGCAGTTCGCCGGGACCATGGAGGCTGCGGAGCGTGCAATGGCCGGGAAGCAGGAGCGGCGGTGGCATCCCAAGGGCGGGCCACAGCTGTCGATGGCGCAACATCGTCGCCAACGTCGGCCTCGACACCACCAGCCGAGCGGCTACCACAGGGAAGTCTGGGTGCGTCCAGGG GTCGCTGATGGCGGCACATCTTCATACAAAGGTGGAGGTAGAAGAGGTTGCGAGCCTTTTATTGGTGGTGCTGTCAGAGGCAATTCCAGTTATCACCCTTCCAAGTATGACAATAGTGTCCGTTCCTTCCGCGGTAGAGGTCGAGGTCGAGTCGGTAATGGTGGTGGTAGGCGATACTATCGGTCTGTTCCTGAAAGACAACTGCTTGATTCTGCACCTGCACCAATTATGGAATCATCATCAGTTGCAGAGCCAGGGATAGCATCAGGGCAGACACCATTAAAGGTAACAGCACTGGCCACAGAGACAACACAAATGTTACCATGGCAACCTCTCCTCCTGCTTGCTTGGTGCGATATTTGTAGGGTGGACTGCAATAGTTTTCAAAACTTAGAACAGCACAAGAATGGAAAGCGACATAAGAAGACAGTGCAAAGAATTCAAGAGATCGAAGCTCAGCAGAAAGTCATGGCAGAATTAGAGGCAAAGGTTGCTTCGAAGCCAGAAATAGACCTTCAAAAGATGGAAGAGAACAAGTATCCCCTTTTGGGTGAAGCAAAAAATGTCTTTCATCAAGCAATCGAAGTAGCGAATGCCGGATCAGATAATGTCCTTGTTTTATCAGGGAAATCTGAGTCTTCAAAGGAGGAGGAAGCCAGAGGTGAGGCACTGATGTTTGATGAACAAGAAATCATGGCATCATCTATCGAGGGACGAACAAGGAGATCAAGAATGGAtgcttttgacaggtatgacaagAGGTATGGCGAAAAGTGGAAGACGATGAGGTTTGGACATGATGGAAGGCGGTTGAGAAGACCTGAACCAGTCCGAAGCCGGCCTCTGATGCACCCCAAGGAACAGCCCAGGGTCTGCACACTCTGCAACGTAATGTGTGATACGCTAGCGGTGTTCAAGTGTCATCTGTCTGGTAAGAAACATATTTCTCGGATCAAGAGGTTCCAAGGTCAACACTCTGTCTATGGGCAAATTAGCCTCTACATTCCTCCCAACCAGCCATCAGCTTATCCACCTCAAGCTCCACAGCCATTGTTTTATGGCCTCAAGTGTCATGAGTTGCTGCAGCATGCGGTGTATGAGCTAGGTGCTGTTCAAATGGAAGGTTATGGACTTCAGCAAGGTGATCAAGCCGAACAAGGTAAAACAGCTGATAATACAGCTCTGGAATCTCAAACTGAGCAGGCCTCGGAACAACCTGAATATAAATGTTCCTCGTCTAGGTTTGAGGAGGCCACCAGCATGGGCACTGCAGGTACAGAACATAATTCTGCTTTTGCCGATTCTGAAGACTTGATTGCTGTTTCCGAATCCGGAGTATCTCTTGATGATAAGCCTCTTCTGCCAAAAATTGATGTCAAAGTTGAGTCCAGCGCTGAGAATGAATACCTTGCAGCTTGA
- the LOC103984845 gene encoding zinc finger protein ZAT9-like yields the protein MDRHTCNLCFRRFSNGRALGGHMRSHFIAAAPLARPRSHGYSSDSTSSAQRAAERAVEEEEVVVVEMEKEVGLCYGLRMNPRKSFRLVDPEFSSSTFAAVEAAGSCDVVQDGESETESPRGQRLPTKRPCRATAPPLDQPEGEPMSSVSDATPEEDIALCLMMLSRDSWAATVEDRPLDGSDDEDTRRPAARPRPPPRKGRSRYQCSACKKVFRSYQALGGHRASHKRTNGCRPVTEPRINSEADSVDANADAKVHECPLCFRVFSSGQALGSHKRSHLTSSATTVAGNSRLAAPPPPCSPPSTSPVPAATKHGGNFGLIDLNLPAPEEDDAELSAVESTQSVPTQPARRKHAI from the coding sequence ATGGACAGGCACACCTGCAATCTCTGCTTCCGCCGCTTCTCCAACGGCCGCGCTCTCGGGGGGCACATGCGCTCGCACTTCATCGCCGCCGCCCCTCTGGCTAGGCCGCGCTCACACGGCTACTCTTCGGACTCCACCTCCTCCGCCCAACGTGCGGCGGAGCGTGCagttgaggaggaggaggtggtggtggtggagatggagAAGGAGGTGGGACTCTGTTACGGCCTCCGCATGAATCCCCGGAAGAGCTTCCGGCTCGTGGATCCCGAGTTCTCCTCTTCCACCTTCGCGGCTGTGGAGGCAGCCGGCTCCTGCGACGTCGTGCAGGACGGGGAGAGCGAGACCGAGTCCCCCCGCGGCCAGCGCCTCCCGACGAAGCGCCCCTGCAGGGCCACCGCCCCTCCGCTGGATCAGCCGGAGGGGGAGCCGATGAGCTCCGTCTCGGACGCGACCCCTGAGGAGGACATCGCCCTCTGCCTCATGATGCTCTCCCGCGACTCCTGGGCCGCTACGGTGGAGGATCGCCCGTTGGACGGCTCCGATGACGAGGACACCCGCCGGCCCGCCGCCCGACCGCGGCCCCCGCCAAGGAAGGGGCGAAGTCGATACCAGTGCAGCGCGTGTAAGAAGGTGTTCCGGTCGTACCAAGCTCTCGGCGGCCACCGAGCAAGCCACAAGAGGACCAACGGCTGCCGCCCGGTCACCGAGCCCCGGATCAACAGCGAAGCCGACTCCGTCGACGCCAATGCCGATGCCAAGGTCCACGAGTGCCCCTTGTGCTTCAGGGTCTTCAGCTCCGGCCAAGCTCTTGGCAGCCACAAGCGGTCGCACTTGACGTCCTCCGCCACGACCGTCGCCGGCAACTCGCGGTTGGCAGCCCCTCCGCCGCCATGCTCTCCGCCGAGCACGTCCCCTGTCCCCGCTGCCACCAAGCACGGAGGCAACTTCGGTCTTATCGATCTCAACTTGCCAGCGCCAGAGGAAGACGACGCCGAGCTGTCGGCCGTCGAAAGCACGCAATCTGTACCCACACAGCCGGCACGTCGAAAGCATGCAATCTGA
- the LOC135673693 gene encoding delta(24)-sterol reductase-like, with the protein MSDLQAPLRPKRKKVLVDYLVQFRWIVVIFVVLPVSCFIYFKLFLGDVKSAMKSEKRRQKEHEENVKKVVNRLKQRDPKKDGLVCTARKPYIAVGMRNVDYKRVRHFEVDLSAFRNIIEVDKERMVAKVEPLVNMGQITRYTVPMNLALAVVAELDDLTVGGLINGYGIEGSSHIYGLFSDTVVAMEVVLADGRVVRCTKDNEYSDLFYGIPWSQGTLGLLVSAEIKLIPIKEYMRLTYSPHRGTLKELAQAYADSFAPRDGDPSKVPDFVEGMIYTPTEAVHMTGRYASKEEAKKKGNVINNVGWWFKPWFYQHAQTALKRGEFVEYIPTREYYHRHTRCLYWEGKLILPFGDQWWFRWLLGWMMPPKVSLLKATQGESIRNYYHEMHVIQDLLVPLYKVGEALEYCHHEMEVYPIWLCPHRLFKLPVKTMVYPEPGFEHHHRQGDTSYAQMFTDIGVYYAPGPVFRGEEFNGAEAVRNLEEWLIQNHSFQPQYAVSELTEKNFWRMFDGSHYEHCRQKYGAVGTFMSVYYKSKKGKKTEKEVQDAESEILEPAYAEEA; encoded by the exons ATGTCTGATCTACAAGCACCTTTGCGACCCAAAAGGAAGAAAGTTTTGGTGGACTATCTGGTCCAGTTCCGATGGATTGTTGTCATTTTTGTTGTGCTTCCAGTTTCTTGCTTTATCTACTTCAAATTATTTCTAGGTGATGTGAAATCTGCTATGAAATCAGAAAAGCGTCGCCAGAAGGAACACGAGGAGAATGTTAAGAAAGTTGTGAATCGCCTCAAGCAGAGAGATCCCAAGAAAGATGGTCTTGTGTGCACGGCCAGGAAACCGTATATTGCTGTTGGCATGCGCAATGTTGATTATAAACGTGTACGACATTTTGAAGTTGATCTCTCGGCATTTAGAAACATTATTGAGGTTGATAAAGAGCGAATGGTTGCTAAGGTGGAGCCTCTTGTTAATATGGGTCAGATAACTAGATATACAGTTCCTATGAACCTTGCACTTGCGGTAGTTGCCGAACTTGATGATCTCACTGTAGGTGGACTTATTAATGGTTATGGAATCGAGGGGAGCTCACACATTTATGGGCTCTTTTCTGACACAGTTGTTGCCATGGAAGTTGTTCTTGCTGATGGCCGAGTTGTGAGGTGTACAAAGGACAACGAGTACTCTGACCTTTTCTATGGGATTCCTTGGTCTCAAGGAACTCTTGGTCTCCTAGTTTCTGCAGAGATAAAACTAATTCCCATTAAGGAATATATGAGGCTTACCTATAGCCCGCACAGGGGAACCCTGAAGGAACTTGCACAGGCTTACGCTGATTCTTTTGCACCCAGAGATGGGGATCCATCAAAAGTACCAGATTTTGTCGAGGGAATGATCTACACTCCAACCGAGGCTGTGCACATGACTGGTAGGTATGCCTCCAAGGAAGAAGCAAAGAAGAAGGGGAATGTCATCAACAATGTAGGGTGGTGGTTTAAACCTTGGTTTTATCAGCATGCACAGACGGCACTCAAGAGGGGCGAGTTTGTGGAGTACATTCCCACCCGAGAGTATTACCATAGGCACACAAGATGCTTGTATTGGGAAGGCAAGTTGATTCTGCCATTCGGAGATCAATGGTGGTTCAGATGGCTTTTGGGCTGGATGATGCCACCAAAGGTTTCTTTGCTTAAGGCCACACAGGGTGAATCAATCAGAAACTATTACCATGAGATGCATGTGATCCAGGATCTCTTGGTTCCTCTCTACAAAGTTGGGGAGGCTCTCGAGTATTGTCATCATGAAATGGAG GTTTATCCAATATGGCTATGTCCCCATCGATTGTTTAAGCTTCCCGTGAAAACGATGGTGTACCCAGAGCCAGGCTTCGAGCATCATCACCGCCAGGGGGACACGAGCTATGCCCAAATGTTCACAGACATCGGTGTGTACTATGCCCCGGGTCCTGTGTTTAGGGGTGAGGAGTTCAATGGTGCCGAAGCAGTCCGCAATCTTGAAGAGTGGCTGATCCAGAACCATAGTTTCCAGCCTCAGTATGCCGTATCTGAGCTCaccgagaagaacttttggcggaTGTTCGATGGGTCACACTATGAGCACTGCCGTCAGAAGTATGGTGCAGTTGGGACTTTTATGAGTGTGTACTACAAGTccaagaaaggaaagaagacagAGAAGGAGGTGCAGGATGCCGAGTCCGAGATCCTTGAACCGGCATATGCTGAAGAAGCTTAG
- the LOC103984844 gene encoding putative glucuronosyltransferase PGSIP8, which translates to MWGEMGKRREALLRVVAVAVFVLLATAAARAEEEGRGGGRRHAYAAMMYMGTPRDYEFFVATRVMMRSLGRLRVDADLVVIASADVPVRWVRTLKEEDAVKVVTVENLKNPYEKQGNFNTRFKLTLNKLYAWSLVSYDRVVMLDADNLFLQSTDELFQCGNFCAAFINPCIFHTGLFVLQPSTAVFKDMLHELQIGRENHDGADQGFLVSYFSDLLDRPMFHPPANHTKLHGTYRLPLGYQMDASYYYLKLRWSVPCGPNSVITFPSMPWLKPWYWWSWPVLPLGLQWHEQRRTSLGYDAETPAMLIQAVMYLGIIAVTRMARPNLLKLCHNRRSEKSFIPFPFLHAMVKATAVCSIVVAYVVPFFLVPRTAHPLLGWPLYLLGAAALCSIAISVFLLPPLPVLTLLLGVVGSLFVMAFPWYSDGITRALALFGYAFCCAPFLWASLTRTVISLQSLLEREAVFLRLGESMPLSESNKLY; encoded by the exons ATGTGGGGAGAGATGGGGAAGAGGCGGGAGGCGCTGCTGCgggtggtggcggtggcggtctTCGTGCTGCTGGCGACTGCGGCGGCGAGAGCGGAGGAGGAGGGCCGCGGTGGGGGGCGGCGCCACGCCTACGCGGCGATGATGTACATGGGGACGCCGAGGGACTATGAGTTCTTCGTGGCGACGCGAGTGATGATGCGGTCGCTAGGGAGGCTCCGCGTCGACGCCGACCTCGTCGTCATTGCCTCCGCCGACGTCCCCGTTCGTTGGGTTCGAACCCT TAAGGAGGAGGACGCGGTGAAGGTGGTGACCGTGGAGAACCTGAAGAACCCGTACGAGAAGCAAGGCAACTTCAACACCAGATTCAAGCTGACGCTGAACAAGCTCTACGCATGGAGCTTGGTGTCGTACGACCGGGTCGTCATGCTCGACGCCGACAACCTCTTCCTCCAATCCACCGACGAGCTCTTCCAGTGCGGCAACTTCTGTGCCGCCTTCATCAACCCCTGCATCTTCCACACCGGCCTCTTTGTCCTCCAG CCTTCCACGGCAGTCTTCAAGGACATGCTTCACGAGCTACAGATCGGACGTGAGAACCATGATGGCGCAGACCAGGGGTTCTTGGTCAGCTACTTCTCGGACTTGCTCGATCGGCCGATGTTCCACCCGCCCGCCAACCACACGAAGCTCCACGGAACCTATCGACTCCCGCTGGGATACCAGATGGATGCCTCCTACTACT ATTTGAAGCTTCGGTGGAGTGTGCCATGCGGACCCAACAGCGTCATCACCTTCCCCAGTATGCCATGGTTGAAACCTTGGTACTGGTGGTCTTGGCCTGTTCTGCCACTGGGTCTCCAATGGCACGAGCAACGACGAACCAGTCTCGGGTACGATGCGGAGACGCCGGCAATGCTGATTCAGGCCGTGATGTACCTCGGAATCATAGCGGTCACACGAATGGCGCGTCCCAACTTGCTGAAGCTGTGTCACAACCGGCGATCGGAGAAGAGCTTCATCCCCTTCCCCTTCCTGCACGCCATGGTGAAGGCGACGGCGGTGTGTTCCATCGTCGTAGCGTACGTCGTCCCATTCTTCCTCGTTCCCCGGACGGCGCACCCGCTTCTTGGCTGGCCGCTCTACCTGCTCGGAGCAGCCGCGCTTTGTTCCATTGCGATCAGCGTCTTCCTGCTTCCGCCTCTTCCGGTCCTCACACTGCTGCTGGGCGTAGTTGGCTCCCTGTTTGTGATGGCATTTCCTTGGTATTCAGATGGCATCACCAGAGCTCTGGCTTTGTTCGGCTATGCCTTCTGCTGTGCTCCATTTCTGTGGGCATCACTGACGAGAACAGTGATCTCGTTGCAGAGTCTTCTGGAACGGGAGGCCGTCTTCCTTAGATTGGGAGAATCCATGCCGCTGTCCGAGTCCAATAAGCTGTATTAA
- the LOC103984841 gene encoding UDP-glycosyltransferase 86A2 — MTPAVFEWRPLESSIVEDFFHVDGNSWSYKFASNEEELPHRLFFPLCSSPALSVSPLQKITKMTSSGSATGPHALFVTAPYQGHFAPAVDLAIKLAARGFVVTFACTEAFQHQRTASGASSADHRDVFAGARSRGLDIRYELVSDGLPVSFDRHSHPEQFYSALLHLLPSHVDELIRKLLLSEAPVDFILTDTFFSWASTLAKNHGLPCVSFWTKPALVFTLYYHMDLLIANGHFASPENRKDTITYIPGIPAIETTDLASYLRETDTTTPLQQMIARSFEEVKRCDIVLANTVQELEEETIAVLQQEQPFYAVGPVFPDGFTGGTVMTSLWPESDCSSWLDSMPPSSVLYVSFGSIASVSKKDFEEIAYGVLNSKANFVWVLRPGSSSSGAANPLPQGFLEASRERGMVVPWCRQREVLQHPAVGAFLTHCGWNSVAESMWCGVPMLCFPLFSDQPPNRKLVVENLGIGMDLGEIGEVSRGKVSSRIDDLMGGEGGAELRRKMKEVKKAVQGAVAPHGSSQKNLDQFTADLLGLLSQKKASAVTETKRS; from the exons ATGACTCCCGCCGTGTTTGAATGGCGACCTCTCGAATCATCTATTGTGGAGGACTTCTTCCACGTGGACGGGAATAGCTGGTCTTACAAATTTGCGTCGAATGAGGAGGAGTTGCCTCATCGTCTCTTCTTTCCTCTGTGCTCATCCCCCGCTTTGTCTGTCTCCCCATTGCAAAAGATAACGAAAATGACTAGCTCCGGCAGCGCCACCGGGCCCCACGCCCTCTTCGTGACCGCTCCCTACCAAGGTCACTTCGCCCCGGCCGTCGACCTCGCCATCAAGCTGGCCGCCAGGGGCTTCGTCGTCACGTTCGCCTGCACAGAGGCCTTCCAACACCAGCGCACCGCCTCCGGTGCCTCCTCCGCGGACCACCGCGACGTCTTCGCCGGCGCACGCTCCAGGGGCCTCGACATCCGCTACGAGCTCGTCAGCGACGGCCTGCCGGTGTCCTTCGACCGCCATTCGCACCCCGAGCAGTTCTACTCcgccctcctccacctcctcccctCCCACGTCGACGAGCTGATCCGGAAGCTCCTCCTCTCTGAGGCCCCCGTCGACTTCATCCTCACCGACACCTTCTTCTCGTGGGCGTCCACCCTGGCCAAGAACCATGGCCTGCCGTGCGTCTCCTTCTGGACCAAGCCGGCGCTCGTCTTCACCCTCTACTACCACATGGACCTCCTCATCGCCAACGGCCACTTCGCTTCTCCCG AGAATCGCAAGGACACCATCACCTACATACCGGGCATTCCGGCGATCGAGACGACCGACCTCGCGTCGTACCTTCGGGAGACGGACACCACCACGCCCTTACAGCAGATGATCGCCAGGTCATTCGAGGAGGTCAAGAGGTGCGACATCGTGCTGGCCAACACCGTGCAGGAGCTCGAAGAGGAGACCATCGCCGTGCTGCAGCAGGAGCAGCCGTTCTACGCCGTCGGGCCGGTCTTTCCCGACGGCTTCACCGGGGGCACCGTCATGACCTCCCTCTGGCCCGAGTCGGATTGTTCGTCGTGGCTCGACTCCATGCCGCCGAGCTCCGTGCTCTACGTCTCGTTCGGAAGCATCGCCTCTGTCAGCAAGAAAGATTTTGAGGAGATCGCCTACGGGGTCTTGAACAGTAAGGCCAACTTCGTATGGGTGCTTCGACCGGGGAGCTCGAGCTCCGGCGCCGCCAACCCACTTCCTCAAGGGTTCTTGGAGGCGAGCCGCGAGCGGGGGATGGTGGTGCCGTGGTGCCGCCAGCGAGAGGTTCTGCAGCACCCTGCGGTCGGCGCCTTCTTGacgcactgcgggtggaactcggtGGCGGAGAGCATGTGGTGCGGCGTGCCGATGCTGTGCTTCCCGCTGTTCTCGGACCAGCCGCCCAACCGGAAGCTGGTGGTTGAGAATCTGGGAATAGGGATGGATCTCGGGGAAATCGGTGAGGTTAGCAGAGGCAAAGTGTCGAGCAGAATCGACGACCTGATGGGAGGGGAAGGCGGTGCAGAACTGAGGAGGAAGATGAAAGAGGTGAAGAAGGCCGTGCAGGGTGCGGTGGCTCCGCATGGTTCGTCGCAAAAGAACTTGGATCAATTCACCGCCGATCTACTCGGACTTCTCTCACAAAAGAAGGCATCAGCTGTCACAGAGACGAAGAGGAGTTAG
- the LOC135673691 gene encoding NADH dehydrogenase [ubiquinone] 1 beta subcomplex subunit 8, mitochondrial-like, protein MAGRLSGVASRIMGGNGVAARSAASALRSRSGMGFPLGKHIVPDKPLPADHDLLWDNGTPFPEPCIDRIAPTVGKYEALAWLCGGLSFFASLGLLAVWNDKASKIPYAPKVYPYDNLRVELGGEP, encoded by the exons ATGGCCGGGAGACTGAGCGGCGTCGCGTCTCGCATCATGGGCGGCAACGGCGTGGCAGCCCGATCCGCCGCCTCCGCCCTCCGGTCGCGCTCCGGCATGGGCTTCCCCCTCGGCAAACACATCGTCCCCGACAAGCCT CTGCCGGCTGACCACGATCTGCTTTGGGACAACGGTACCCCTTTCCCGGAACCCTGTATAGATCGGATCGCCCCCACCGTAGGAAAG TACGAAGCGTTGGCATGGCTGTGCGGAGGGCTCAGCTTCTTCGCATCGCTCGGTTTGCTTGCTGTCTGGAACGACAAAGCGTCCAAGATACCCTAT GCACCCAAAGTTTATCCATATGACAATCTGCGGGTGGAGCTTGGTGGGGAACCATAA